The genomic window CTCTCAAATATTTTTTAAACGGTACGTTTGCTTTTTTAAAGTGTCCTATCAGTGGCTTATTAAGTTTGCTCTCTTTAATATCCATAAATCCTACTTGAATTGCGTCGTAACCGTCATTGTCTACCGTCTTCTTTTGAACCACCACACAAGGACCTGCTTCTATTACTGTTACAGGGACAACTGTACCATCTTCTCTAAACACTTCAGTCATACCTATTTTTCGACCTAAAATCGCTTTTTTCAACGTTCACACCTCCTATCACAGCTTTATCTCTATATCGACGCCTGCCGGGAGATCTAGCCTCATAAGCGAATCAACAGTTTTTGGCGTTGGATTTAATATATCAATAAGTCTCTTATGAGTTCTTATTTCAAACTGCTCCCTGGAATCTTTATATTTATGCGGTGCCCTAAGTATAGTTATCACTTCCCTTTCAGTCGGCAGGGGTATAGGACCCGACACATCTGCGCCTGTACGCTTTGCCGTTTCAATTATCTTTTTGGCAGATTGATCCAGAATTGCATGGTCGAAAGCCTTTAGCTTTATCCTTATATTTTGCTTAGCCATAATTTCCCTCCTCCTATATACACTCTACCGGGTGTTTCAAATTTAAACCTACCCGATGGGTAGGTTTAAATTTTGTAAAATCACTCTATTATAGAAGCGA from Caldanaerobius fijiensis DSM 17918 includes these protein-coding regions:
- the rpsJ gene encoding 30S ribosomal protein S10, producing the protein MAKQNIRIKLKAFDHAILDQSAKKIIETAKRTGADVSGPIPLPTEREVITILRAPHKYKDSREQFEIRTHKRLIDILNPTPKTVDSLMRLDLPAGVDIEIKL